In the genome of Pseudomonas sp. HS6, one region contains:
- a CDS encoding aminotransferase produces the protein MSFATLIHRASLPGPQVTAEQALQVLAQHYGLNGTLQALGSQQDLNYRVDSERGRFVLKICRGDYSLVELQAQHAGLKYLAEHCDVHVPRVIPANDGQDLLSLEIDGEAVHVRLLDYIEGQPLTELDHLGHEVVAGFGRLCGEMDQALAGFDHPGLERTLQWDARHASALIEHLLPVIEDQRQRALIAEAAEQAGRRLQPLLEKLPVQAIHMDITDDNVVWQRDARRHWQLQGVIDFGDLVRTWRITDLSVTCAALLHHAGGDPFVILPAVQAYHAVNPLQREELQALWPLIVARAAVLVLSGEQQVSIDPGNTYSRDNLTHEWEIFRVATSVSLALMEAAILSAVGQTLPAIDSEGFAPLLPDLVGREFALIDLGVLSAHFEAGNWEQPGIDQRLLNEAAAIHGLAASRYGQYRLSRTRPDSADEPETFPLHVELRVPQGTTVEAPFAGVLHLSADGALRLDGPQLSVRLWGVTPSLHSGAALVKGQVLGSVEGPLIVQLVRDALLEAPLFCTPSRALAWQALSPSPAALLGLACDAEPELDAQTLLARRDASFARTQKHYYVDPPRIERGWRNHLIDMQGRSYLDMLNNVAVLGHGHPRMAAVASRQWSLLNTNSRFNYAAVAEFSERLLKLAPEGMDRVFLVNSGSEANDLAIRLAWAYSGGRDIISVLEAYHGWTVGADAVSTSIADNPQALSSRPDWVHPVTAPNIYRGEFRGLDSAPDYVRSVEHNLAKIDEQKRQLAGFICEPVYGNAGGISLPPGYLKKVYERVRARGGVCIADEVQVGYGRMGHFFWGFEEQGVVPDIITMAKGMGNGQPLGAVITRREIAEALEAEGYFFSSAGGSPVSCQIGMAVLDVMEEEKLWENAQVVGGHFKQRLEALIDKHPLVGAVHGSGFYLGVELIRNRQTLEPATEETTLLCDRLRELGIFMQPTGDDLNILKIKPPMVTSRQSVDFFVDMLSKVLEEGL, from the coding sequence ATGTCGTTCGCCACGTTGATTCATCGCGCCAGTCTGCCAGGCCCACAGGTCACTGCGGAGCAGGCGTTGCAGGTTCTGGCGCAGCATTACGGGCTGAACGGCACGTTGCAGGCACTGGGCAGCCAGCAGGACCTCAACTATCGCGTGGACAGCGAGCGCGGACGATTCGTGTTGAAGATCTGTCGGGGCGACTATTCGCTGGTGGAGTTGCAGGCTCAGCATGCGGGCCTGAAGTATCTGGCCGAACACTGCGATGTCCACGTTCCCCGGGTCATCCCGGCCAATGACGGCCAAGACCTGTTGTCGTTGGAGATCGACGGTGAGGCGGTGCACGTGCGGTTGCTCGACTACATCGAAGGTCAGCCGCTGACCGAGCTCGATCATCTTGGTCACGAAGTCGTCGCCGGGTTCGGCCGGCTATGCGGCGAAATGGATCAGGCCCTGGCCGGATTCGACCATCCGGGACTCGAACGCACCTTGCAATGGGACGCGCGCCACGCCAGTGCGTTGATCGAGCATCTGCTGCCAGTGATCGAGGATCAGCGCCAGCGTGCACTGATCGCCGAGGCCGCCGAACAGGCCGGGCGCCGCCTGCAACCGTTGCTGGAAAAACTGCCGGTGCAGGCGATCCACATGGACATCACCGACGACAATGTGGTCTGGCAGCGCGATGCCCGGCGGCACTGGCAGTTGCAGGGCGTCATCGATTTCGGTGATCTGGTGCGCACCTGGCGCATCACCGATCTGTCGGTCACCTGTGCGGCGTTACTGCATCACGCCGGGGGCGATCCGTTCGTGATCCTGCCGGCGGTGCAGGCCTACCACGCGGTCAATCCGCTGCAACGCGAAGAATTGCAGGCGCTGTGGCCGCTGATCGTGGCGCGGGCGGCGGTGCTGGTGCTCAGTGGCGAGCAACAGGTCAGCATTGATCCGGGCAACACTTACAGTCGCGACAACCTCACCCATGAGTGGGAAATCTTCCGAGTCGCCACCTCGGTGTCGCTGGCATTGATGGAGGCGGCGATCCTCTCGGCGGTCGGGCAGACGTTGCCAGCCATCGACAGCGAAGGCTTCGCGCCGTTGTTGCCGGATCTGGTCGGACGCGAGTTTGCGCTGATTGATTTGGGTGTGTTGAGCGCGCACTTCGAGGCGGGCAACTGGGAGCAGCCGGGCATCGATCAACGCCTGTTGAACGAGGCCGCCGCTATTCATGGTCTGGCCGCCAGTCGCTACGGACAATACCGGTTGTCGCGCACCCGGCCTGACAGCGCCGATGAGCCAGAAACATTCCCGCTGCACGTTGAATTGCGCGTACCCCAAGGCACGACGGTGGAAGCGCCGTTTGCCGGAGTGCTGCATTTGTCGGCTGACGGTGCACTGCGACTCGACGGCCCGCAACTGAGCGTGCGCCTGTGGGGCGTGACGCCGTCGCTGCACAGCGGCGCGGCGCTGGTCAAAGGCCAGGTGTTGGGTTCGGTTGAAGGTCCGTTGATCGTGCAACTGGTTCGCGATGCGCTCCTTGAAGCCCCGCTGTTCTGTACCCCGTCACGCGCGTTGGCGTGGCAGGCGCTGTCCCCATCGCCAGCGGCGCTGCTGGGCCTGGCTTGTGACGCCGAGCCGGAGCTGGATGCGCAAACCCTGCTGGCCCGCCGTGACGCCAGTTTCGCCCGCACTCAAAAACATTATTACGTCGATCCACCGCGCATCGAACGCGGCTGGCGCAATCACCTGATCGACATGCAGGGCCGCTCCTACCTCGACATGCTCAACAACGTCGCGGTGCTCGGGCACGGTCACCCGCGCATGGCGGCGGTCGCGAGCCGGCAGTGGTCGTTGCTCAATACCAACTCGCGGTTCAACTATGCGGCAGTCGCCGAGTTTTCCGAGCGCTTGCTGAAACTGGCGCCGGAAGGCATGGACCGGGTGTTCCTGGTCAACAGCGGCAGTGAGGCCAATGATCTGGCGATCCGTCTGGCCTGGGCCTACAGCGGCGGGCGCGACATAATCAGTGTGCTGGAGGCCTATCACGGCTGGACGGTCGGCGCCGACGCGGTATCGACCTCGATCGCCGACAACCCGCAGGCCCTGAGCAGCCGTCCGGACTGGGTGCATCCGGTGACTGCGCCGAACATCTACCGTGGCGAGTTCCGAGGCCTCGATTCGGCACCCGATTACGTGCGCAGCGTCGAACACAACCTGGCCAAAATCGACGAGCAGAAACGCCAACTGGCCGGATTCATCTGCGAGCCGGTCTACGGCAATGCAGGCGGGATCTCATTGCCGCCGGGCTACCTGAAAAAAGTCTATGAACGGGTGCGCGCCCGGGGCGGCGTGTGCATCGCCGATGAGGTGCAGGTCGGTTACGGGCGTATGGGCCACTTCTTCTGGGGTTTCGAAGAGCAAGGCGTGGTGCCGGACATCATCACCATGGCCAAAGGCATGGGCAACGGCCAGCCGTTGGGCGCCGTGATCACCCGTCGGGAAATCGCCGAAGCGCTGGAAGCCGAAGGTTATTTCTTCTCGTCAGCCGGCGGCAGTCCCGTGAGTTGCCAGATCGGTATGGCGGTGCTCGATGTGATGGAAGAAGAAAAACTCTGGGAAAACGCCCAGGTGGTTGGCGGGCACTTCAAGCAGCGGCTAGAGGCGTTGATCGATAAACATCCGCTGGTCGGTGCGGTGCATGGTTCGGGGTTCTATCTGGGGGTCGAACTGATCCGCAATCGGCAGACCCTGGAGCCGGCGACCGAAGAAACCACGTTGCTGTGTGATCGCCTGCGAGAGTTGGGGATTTTCATGCAGCCAACCGGCGATGACCTGAATATCCTCAAGATCAAACCGCCGATGGTCACCTCGCGCCAGAGCGTGGATTTCTTTGTCGACATGCTGTCGAAGGTGCTGGAAGAAGGCCTCTGA
- the rfbC gene encoding dTDP-4-dehydrorhamnose 3,5-epimerase: MNVITTDLPGVLIIEPKVFGDERGFFYESFNAKAFEDATGISPHFVQDNHSRSQKGVLRGLHYQVQHTQGKLVRVTAGEVLDVAVDIRRSSPNFGKWVAVRLSADNCRQLWIPEGFAHGFVVLSDYAEFLYKTTDYYTPAAERSIRWNDPDLGIDWQLAEAPTLSAKDQTAAFFKDAEVFS, encoded by the coding sequence ATGAATGTAATTACCACCGATCTGCCCGGTGTTCTGATCATCGAACCCAAGGTGTTTGGTGACGAGCGCGGTTTCTTTTACGAAAGTTTCAATGCCAAGGCTTTTGAGGACGCAACCGGTATCAGCCCGCACTTCGTCCAGGACAACCATTCCCGATCACAAAAAGGCGTGCTGCGGGGCCTCCATTACCAGGTGCAACACACCCAAGGCAAACTGGTACGCGTCACCGCCGGTGAAGTTCTCGACGTGGCGGTGGATATTCGCCGCAGCTCGCCGAATTTCGGCAAATGGGTGGCTGTGCGCCTGTCCGCCGACAATTGCCGCCAACTGTGGATTCCGGAAGGTTTCGCCCATGGTTTCGTGGTGCTGAGCGACTACGCCGAGTTCCTCTATAAAACCACGGACTACTACACCCCGGCGGCCGAACGCAGCATTCGCTGGAACGATCCGGATCTCGGCATTGACTGGCAATTGGCTGAAGCGCCGACGCTGTCTGCCAAGGATCAAACCGCAGCCTTTTTCAAGGACGCCGAAGTCTTTTCCTGA
- a CDS encoding ATP-binding protein: protein MTPPLPRRPRWRSLALLALCLAPLLWPLEHLAERYYRSELTGQNRQTLDLYVANLLGTLHRYEVLPQILGDLPALRAVVGAPDDGVTQGNANRLLKNIAAQTGAEVMYLMDTTGRTLAASNWDKHDSFVGRNFSFRPYFSEAMAGRLGRFFGLGTTSAKRGYFFAAAVRNGEKIIGVLVIKVDLDHTESLWGKTPEQLLVTDHNGVVILTSRPEWRFRSTRPLSNDERSAITAIQPYPTREPRPLNLSPTAWLTQTRDIEETGWSVSILAPRTLIDRPVRTVVAVGGATLLVVMLLLGLMMQRRRHYLERIAFEAKARRELEGRVAERTSDLEGLNRRLKQEVLEREQAQQELVRAQDDLVQAGKLSALGTMSASISHELNQPLAAIRSYAENAEVLLDHQRTDDARGNLKLISELTGRMASIIAHLRAFARRDRHAPESVALQPALDDALALLAKRRRSMDVELIRDLPAATLWVEAGETRLRQVLGNLLANALDALTEKGPPRKLWLSAESTGEGVNLYIRDNGPGFCMEALGRASEPFYTTKTRTQGLGLGLAICETLMRAFGGELSFANHKQGGALITLRLRAGAPGVSLQPSEDRSA, encoded by the coding sequence ATGACTCCACCCCTTCCCCGCAGACCTCGCTGGCGCAGCCTCGCCCTGTTGGCCCTATGCCTGGCACCGCTGCTGTGGCCGCTGGAACATCTGGCCGAGCGTTATTACCGCAGCGAGCTGACCGGCCAGAACCGTCAAACCCTCGATCTCTACGTGGCCAACCTGCTGGGCACCCTGCATCGCTACGAAGTGCTGCCACAGATCCTCGGCGACCTGCCGGCCCTGCGAGCGGTCGTCGGCGCACCGGACGATGGTGTCACCCAAGGTAATGCCAACCGCCTGCTGAAGAACATCGCCGCTCAGACTGGCGCCGAAGTCATGTACCTGATGGACACCACCGGCCGGACACTGGCAGCGTCGAACTGGGACAAGCACGACAGCTTCGTCGGACGCAATTTCTCGTTCCGGCCCTACTTCAGCGAAGCGATGGCCGGACGCCTGGGCCGCTTCTTCGGCCTTGGCACCACCTCCGCCAAACGCGGCTACTTCTTCGCCGCAGCTGTACGCAATGGCGAGAAAATCATCGGTGTGCTGGTGATCAAGGTCGACCTCGACCACACCGAAAGCCTGTGGGGCAAAACCCCGGAACAATTGCTGGTGACCGATCACAACGGCGTGGTCATTCTCACCTCGCGCCCGGAGTGGCGCTTCAGATCGACCCGTCCATTGAGTAACGACGAACGTTCGGCAATCACCGCGATCCAGCCGTACCCGACTCGCGAACCGCGTCCATTGAACCTCAGCCCGACCGCCTGGCTGACTCAGACCCGGGACATCGAGGAAACCGGCTGGAGCGTCAGCATTCTGGCCCCACGCACCCTGATCGACCGCCCAGTGCGCACCGTGGTGGCCGTCGGCGGCGCCACGTTGCTGGTGGTGATGCTGTTGCTCGGGCTGATGATGCAGCGCCGCCGCCATTATCTGGAACGGATCGCTTTCGAAGCCAAGGCGCGGCGGGAACTCGAAGGCCGGGTCGCCGAACGGACCAGCGATCTGGAAGGACTCAACCGACGTCTGAAACAGGAAGTGCTGGAACGCGAACAGGCCCAGCAGGAACTGGTGCGGGCCCAGGACGATCTGGTGCAGGCCGGCAAACTGTCAGCGCTCGGGACGATGTCGGCGAGCATCAGCCACGAATTAAACCAGCCACTGGCGGCGATCCGCAGCTACGCGGAAAACGCCGAGGTACTGCTCGATCATCAGCGCACCGACGACGCTCGCGGCAATCTCAAGTTGATCAGCGAGCTGACCGGGCGCATGGCGTCGATCATCGCTCACCTGCGCGCTTTCGCCCGCCGCGATCGCCACGCCCCGGAAAGCGTGGCCCTGCAACCGGCACTGGACGATGCATTGGCGCTGCTGGCCAAACGTCGCCGGAGTATGGACGTCGAGCTGATCCGCGACCTGCCCGCCGCAACCTTGTGGGTCGAGGCCGGGGAAACCCGACTGCGTCAGGTCCTCGGCAATCTGCTGGCCAACGCCCTCGACGCCCTGACCGAGAAAGGCCCGCCGCGTAAATTGTGGCTGAGTGCCGAATCCACCGGCGAGGGCGTCAATCTGTACATTCGCGACAACGGCCCGGGTTTCTGCATGGAAGCACTGGGCCGCGCCAGCGAACCGTTTTACACCACCAAGACCCGCACTCAGGGCCTTGGTCTGGGGTTGGCCATTTGCGAAACCCTGATGCGCGCCTTCGGCGGTGAACTGTCGTTCGCCAACCACAAGCAAGGTGGCGCCTTGATCACCCTGCGGCTGCGCGCCGGCGCGCCTGGGGTCAGCCTGCAACCGTCCGAGGATCGAAGTGCATGA
- a CDS encoding sigma-54 dependent transcriptional regulator, with protein sequence MTIDNRIQVVLIDDDPHLRQALGQTLDLAGLKILPLSEAKGLAAQLERDWPGVVVSDIRMPGMDGLELLSELHAQDPELPVLLITGHGDVPLAVQAMRAGAYDFLEKPFASDALLDSVRRALALRRLVLDNRSLRMALSDRNELSARLVGQSAPMARLREQIGALAATKADVLILGETGAGKEVVARALHDLSSRRNGPFVAINAGALAESVVESELFGHEPGAFTGAQKRRIGKFEFANGGTLFLDEIESMSMDVQVKLLRMLQERVVERLGGNQLIPLDIRVIAATKEDLRQAADQGRFRADLYYRLNVAPLRIPPLRERGEDVLVLFQHYADEASARHGLPPHELQPAQRALLLRHSWPGNVRELQNAAERFALGLELALDNTQPDGSSAAIKVTSGGLSEQVENFEKSLIAAELARSHSSVRSLAEALGIPRKTLHDKLRKHGLNFADSSHGDESE encoded by the coding sequence ATGACCATCGACAACCGCATTCAGGTGGTGCTGATCGACGACGATCCGCACCTGCGTCAGGCCCTGGGCCAGACGCTGGATCTGGCCGGCCTGAAAATCCTTCCGCTGTCCGAAGCCAAGGGTCTGGCCGCTCAACTGGAGCGTGACTGGCCCGGCGTGGTGGTCAGCGACATCCGCATGCCCGGCATGGACGGTCTTGAGTTATTGAGCGAACTGCACGCTCAGGACCCGGAGCTGCCCGTGCTGCTGATCACCGGCCACGGCGACGTACCGCTGGCCGTGCAGGCCATGCGCGCCGGTGCCTACGACTTCCTCGAAAAACCGTTCGCCAGCGACGCCCTGCTCGACAGCGTGCGCCGCGCATTGGCCCTGCGGCGTCTGGTGCTGGACAACCGCAGCCTGCGCATGGCCCTGAGCGACCGCAACGAACTGAGCGCGCGGCTGGTCGGCCAGTCAGCCCCGATGGCGCGCCTGCGCGAGCAGATCGGCGCACTGGCCGCAACCAAAGCTGACGTCTTGATCCTCGGCGAAACCGGTGCCGGCAAAGAAGTGGTGGCTCGCGCGCTGCACGACCTGTCGAGCCGGCGCAACGGCCCGTTCGTGGCGATTAACGCCGGGGCGCTGGCCGAGTCGGTGGTGGAAAGCGAACTGTTCGGCCACGAGCCCGGCGCGTTCACCGGTGCGCAAAAGCGTCGGATCGGCAAGTTCGAATTCGCCAATGGCGGCACGCTGTTCCTCGATGAAATCGAGAGCATGAGCATGGACGTGCAGGTCAAATTACTGCGCATGCTGCAGGAGCGAGTGGTCGAACGGTTGGGCGGCAATCAATTGATCCCGCTGGACATCCGCGTCATCGCCGCGACCAAGGAGGACCTGCGTCAGGCCGCTGATCAAGGCCGCTTCCGGGCGGACTTGTATTACCGCCTCAACGTGGCGCCACTGCGAATTCCACCGCTGCGTGAACGGGGCGAGGACGTGTTGGTACTGTTCCAGCATTATGCTGACGAAGCCAGCGCACGCCATGGTTTGCCGCCCCATGAACTGCAACCGGCGCAAAGAGCATTGCTGCTCCGTCACTCATGGCCAGGCAATGTGCGGGAACTGCAGAACGCGGCGGAGCGTTTCGCCCTTGGCCTGGAGCTGGCACTGGACAACACTCAGCCTGACGGCAGCAGCGCGGCCATCAAGGTCACCAGCGGTGGCCTCAGTGAACAGGTGGAGAATTTCGAGAAGTCATTGATCGCCGCCGAACTGGCCCGTTCACACAGCTCGGTGCGCAGTCTCGCCGAAGCCCTGGGCATTCCGCGCAAGACCCTGCACGACAAACTGCGCAAGCACGGTCTGAACTTCGCCGACAGCAGCCATGGAGACGAATCCGAATGA
- a CDS encoding thioesterase domain-containing protein — protein MNRDSRYLESILHHDIPLTRDMGLKVLDWQEQQLRLHLPLEANVNHKSTMFGGSLYCGAVLAGWGWLHLRLKEEGITDGHIVIQEGQISYPLPVTGDANAICAAPNAAVWKRFLTMYQRYGRARLTLHTRVVNAGSDEDAVTFSGQYVLHR, from the coding sequence ATGAATCGCGACAGCCGCTATCTGGAATCCATCCTCCATCACGACATTCCGCTGACCCGGGACATGGGCCTCAAAGTGCTCGACTGGCAGGAACAGCAACTACGCCTGCATTTGCCGCTGGAAGCCAACGTCAATCACAAGAGCACCATGTTCGGCGGCAGCCTGTATTGCGGCGCGGTGCTGGCCGGTTGGGGCTGGCTGCACTTGCGTTTGAAAGAAGAAGGCATCACCGACGGGCACATCGTGATTCAGGAAGGACAGATCAGTTATCCGCTGCCGGTAACCGGTGATGCCAACGCCATCTGCGCGGCGCCGAACGCGGCCGTGTGGAAGAGGTTTCTGACGATGTATCAGCGCTACGGGCGGGCGCGATTGACGCTGCATACGCGAGTCGTCAATGCGGGGAGCGATGAGGATGCGGTGACGTTCAGCGGGCAGTACGTCCTGCACCGCTGA
- the cysQ gene encoding 3'(2'),5'-bisphosphate nucleotidase CysQ, whose product MSMSFPHPLMAPVVELALRAGEAILPFWRADVAVTAKSDDSPVTAADIAAHHVIVAGLTALDPSIPVLSEEDADIPQSVRAGWQRWWLVDPLDGTKEFINGSEEFTVNIALIENGRVVFGVVSMPTNGRYYVGGAGLGAWRGDTGGTPVEIQVRDVPGPGEAFTVVASRRHSSPEQERLLAGLSASLGELQLANIGSSLKFCLVAEGAADCYPRLAPTSQWDTAAAQGVLEGAGGEVLDLSGEAFCYPPRESLLNGFFLALPAKAAWRAKLLELARS is encoded by the coding sequence ATGTCTATGAGTTTTCCCCATCCGTTGATGGCGCCGGTGGTTGAACTGGCGTTGCGTGCCGGCGAGGCGATTCTGCCGTTCTGGCGCGCCGATGTGGCGGTCACCGCCAAGTCCGATGATTCGCCGGTCACCGCTGCGGATATTGCCGCGCACCATGTGATCGTCGCCGGCCTGACCGCGCTGGATCCGAGTATTCCGGTGTTGTCCGAAGAAGATGCCGACATCCCGCAAAGTGTGCGCGCCGGCTGGCAGCGCTGGTGGCTGGTGGATCCGCTCGATGGCACCAAGGAGTTCATCAACGGCAGCGAAGAGTTTACGGTCAATATCGCTCTGATCGAAAACGGCCGGGTGGTTTTTGGCGTGGTGTCGATGCCGACCAATGGGCGTTACTACGTCGGCGGTGCCGGGCTCGGCGCCTGGCGTGGCGACACGGGCGGCACGCCGGTGGAAATTCAGGTACGTGATGTGCCAGGGCCTGGCGAGGCGTTCACCGTGGTCGCCAGTCGTCGCCATTCAAGCCCGGAGCAGGAGCGCTTGCTTGCCGGACTGAGTGCGAGCCTGGGCGAGTTGCAACTGGCCAATATCGGCAGTTCGCTGAAGTTCTGTCTGGTGGCCGAAGGCGCGGCGGACTGCTACCCGCGACTGGCGCCGACTTCCCAGTGGGATACGGCGGCAGCCCAAGGCGTTCTGGAAGGCGCGGGCGGTGAGGTGCTGGATTTGAGCGGTGAAGCGTTCTGCTATCCGCCACGGGAATCGTTGTTGAACGGATTCTTCCTGGCGTTGCCGGCCAAAGCCGCGTGGCGGGCGAAGCTGCTGGAACTGGCTCGTTCGTAA
- the nudE gene encoding ADP compounds hydrolase NudE, with protein sequence MRQKPTVLAREIVATSRLFCVEELKLRFSNGVERTYERLVGKGAGYGAVMIVAMLDAEHAVLVEEYCGGTDEYELSLPKGLIEPGEDVLAAAERELKEEAGYGARQLEHLTELSLSPGYMSQKIQVVLASDLYEERLEGDEPEPMRVDKVNLRDLSSLAQNPQFSEGRALAALYLARDLLTQRGFFQS encoded by the coding sequence ATGCGCCAGAAACCAACCGTACTTGCCCGCGAAATCGTCGCCACCAGTCGTCTGTTCTGCGTGGAAGAGCTGAAACTGCGCTTTTCCAACGGCGTGGAACGCACCTACGAGCGGCTGGTGGGCAAGGGCGCCGGTTACGGCGCGGTGATGATTGTGGCCATGCTCGATGCCGAACATGCGGTGCTGGTGGAGGAATACTGCGGCGGTACCGACGAATATGAACTGTCCTTGCCCAAGGGTTTGATCGAACCGGGCGAGGATGTGCTGGCGGCGGCCGAGCGTGAGCTCAAGGAAGAGGCAGGTTACGGCGCGCGGCAACTGGAACACCTGACCGAGCTGTCGTTGTCCCCCGGCTACATGAGCCAGAAAATCCAGGTGGTGCTTGCCAGCGATCTGTATGAAGAGCGACTGGAAGGCGACGAGCCGGAGCCGATGCGGGTGGACAAGGTCAACCTGCGGGATCTCTCTTCATTGGCGCAAAATCCGCAATTTTCCGAAGGTCGTGCCTTGGCGGCGTTGTACCTGGCCCGCGACCTGTTGACCCAGCGCGGCTTTTTCCAGTCATGA
- the yrfG gene encoding GMP/IMP nucleotidase — protein sequence MPSLPWSDIDTVLLDMDGTLLDLHFDNHFWLEHLPQRYAELHGVSRAMAEMELQPLFERHAGQLQWYCLDFWSAELKLSVRDLKQETAHLIALRPDADTFLEAIKRAGKRVIMITNAHRDSLSLKLERVELAPYFERLISSHDYGFPKENPQFWDALQADIGFDPARSLFIDDTLPILRSARDFGVAHLLAVREPDSRKGPKDTAEFAAVEDYRDLIAGL from the coding sequence ATGCCTTCATTACCGTGGTCCGACATCGATACCGTTCTGCTCGACATGGACGGCACGTTGCTGGATCTGCACTTCGACAACCACTTCTGGCTGGAACACTTGCCGCAGCGCTACGCCGAACTGCATGGCGTGAGCCGGGCCATGGCGGAAATGGAATTGCAGCCGTTGTTCGAACGCCATGCCGGTCAATTGCAGTGGTATTGCCTGGATTTCTGGAGCGCGGAATTGAAGCTTTCGGTGCGCGACCTGAAGCAGGAGACCGCCCACCTGATTGCCCTGCGCCCGGACGCCGACACCTTTCTGGAAGCAATCAAGCGCGCTGGCAAGCGGGTGATCATGATCACCAACGCCCATCGCGATTCGCTGTCGCTGAAACTGGAGCGGGTTGAACTGGCGCCGTACTTCGAGCGGCTGATCAGCTCCCACGATTACGGTTTTCCCAAGGAGAATCCGCAGTTCTGGGATGCCTTGCAGGCTGATATAGGTTTCGACCCGGCGCGCAGTCTGTTCATCGACGACACCTTGCCGATCCTGCGCAGCGCACGGGATTTCGGTGTAGCGCATTTATTGGCGGTGAGGGAGCCGGACAGCCGCAAGGGGCCGAAGGACACGGCGGAATTCGCGGCGGTCGAGGATTACCGGGATTTGATCGCCGGACTCTGA
- the lysM gene encoding peptidoglycan-binding protein LysM → MSLLSFVKEAGEKLIDLLTPGNANASEQLKEHISKVGLGNPNVQATVDGDKVTVTGEVASQEEKEKILLAVGNIEGVGSVDDQITVTGPVVAAARFVVVKKGDTLSAISLAVYGNANQYNKIFEANKPLLKDVNKIYPGQTLRIPE, encoded by the coding sequence ATGAGTCTTTTGAGCTTTGTAAAAGAAGCGGGTGAGAAGCTGATCGACCTGCTGACCCCCGGCAACGCCAATGCCAGCGAGCAATTGAAGGAACACATCAGCAAGGTCGGGTTGGGTAACCCGAATGTTCAGGCGACGGTGGATGGCGACAAGGTGACGGTCACCGGCGAGGTGGCGAGCCAGGAAGAGAAAGAGAAAATTCTGCTGGCGGTGGGCAATATTGAAGGCGTCGGCAGTGTCGATGATCAGATCACGGTTACCGGGCCGGTGGTGGCTGCCGCACGTTTTGTCGTAGTGAAAAAGGGCGACACCCTCAGCGCGATTTCCCTGGCGGTGTATGGCAACGCCAACCAGTACAACAAGATTTTCGAGGCCAATAAGCCGCTGCTCAAGGACGTGAACAAGATCTATCCGGGGCAGACGCTGCGCATTCCCGAGTAA
- a CDS encoding LysR family transcriptional regulator: MDIKQLKFLIALDETRHFGQAAARCHITQPTLSMRLRSLEEELDLPLVNRGQRFEGFTAPGERVLAWARMVLAAYDGLQAEAAACRGNLIGTLRLGVVPLSSFDPLPLMQRLHAAHPELRFELSALSSEQILEQLADNRIDIGVSYLDRLDNERFESLAFDETRMGLLYDQRSFSFGEAPLRWQALIELPLGMLTSGMHFRQSIDHNFHSRGLTPQPLLQTDAVHQLLQAVHGGFCCAIMPLDGGLERLTDHLRLQPLENAQTLARLGLIMRRGAPRSALAEACFALYQKSPTAA; the protein is encoded by the coding sequence ATGGACATCAAGCAGCTGAAATTCCTCATCGCCCTCGACGAAACACGCCACTTCGGCCAGGCCGCCGCCCGCTGCCACATCACCCAGCCGACCCTGTCGATGCGCCTGCGCAGCCTGGAAGAAGAACTCGATCTGCCGCTGGTCAATCGCGGCCAGCGCTTCGAAGGTTTCACCGCACCAGGCGAACGAGTGCTGGCCTGGGCACGTATGGTGCTGGCCGCTTACGATGGCTTGCAGGCGGAAGCGGCGGCCTGTCGCGGCAACCTGATCGGCACTTTGCGCCTGGGGGTGGTGCCGCTGTCGAGTTTTGATCCGCTGCCGCTGATGCAACGCCTGCACGCTGCACACCCGGAGTTGCGCTTCGAATTGTCGGCGCTGAGTTCGGAGCAGATCCTCGAACAACTGGCGGACAACCGGATCGACATCGGCGTCTCGTATCTGGACCGCCTCGACAACGAGCGTTTCGAATCTCTGGCGTTCGACGAAACCCGCATGGGCCTGCTTTACGATCAGCGCTCCTTCAGCTTCGGCGAGGCACCGCTGAGATGGCAGGCGCTGATCGAGCTGCCGCTGGGCATGCTCACCAGCGGCATGCACTTTCGCCAGTCCATCGACCACAACTTCCACAGCCGTGGCCTGACCCCGCAGCCACTGTTGCAGACCGACGCCGTGCATCAATTGTTACAAGCTGTGCACGGCGGATTCTGCTGCGCGATCATGCCGCTGGACGGCGGCCTCGAACGCCTCACCGACCACCTGCGCCTACAACCGCTCGAAAACGCCCAGACCCTCGCCCGGCTGGGCCTGATCATGCGCCGAGGCGCCCCGCGATCGGCGCTGGCCGAGGCCTGTTTCGCGCTTTATCAGAAATCGCCAACGGCCGCTTGA